Proteins from a single region of Panulirus ornatus isolate Po-2019 chromosome 66, ASM3632096v1, whole genome shotgun sequence:
- the LOC139746777 gene encoding WD repeat-containing protein 36 — MDGESIIFTPYRALGLVSTGIPHVVRYIERLKKTMIVTVVGNSFHTYGAEKLGLMRVSTPHKSPIVALSADTSHVYTSSDNVIYAWWRDNDLRHKFVAHQANVHIMLPFGPHLIAVDKLNKLIVWDINTESLYMEMEFQPKSFEITAIVHPATYLNKILIGSRQGKMQLWNLKTSKLLHIFRGWDCGVYVFEQAPALDVIAVGLEDGRIILHNIKFDETVVDFRQDWGRVTGISFRTDGFPVMVTASEIGHVALWDLKERCLVTQLRDAHSGPVSGITCLPNEPLMVTSSSDNSLKMWIFDLPDGGARMLKSCEGHSAPPLFARFYGSLGNSILSAGEDSSMRVFSTMTDALNKSLGKAASNRKAKKKTSRRIMPAITRFTSETSKEKAWDNAVALHRGKTFVTTWSVELLNMGKHVLNHKRFQEKQFNGCFATCLDLTVCGNFVVIGYDSGHIDKYNIQSGIHRGTYGTPIAHDGGVRDLVTDGLNQYVVSGGQEEELKWWRMKDQHFIKKLKMDEGISKMALHRDSGLLGVALEDWSIQIVDVDTKSLVRKFYGHGNQVTDITFSPDSRWLISSSLDKTIRTWDIPSSSCVDCFSVPILPTSLTMSPVGDFLATTHVDHLGIYLWSNKACYHHLSLRSLPQNFQVATIALPSSASSMMQLVPKAEEEILKTGCTNNIDDEYKSPQQISEELVTLALLPTSRWLNLLSLDVIKKRNKPIEPPKLTKSAPFFLPTVPGLEFKFALNEEKKEDDSKVKSVVSFEVLTAFGKKLKAGDLEDALRMLMDMGPSAIEVEVRSLDPDVGGSEEVLLKFLEMIKLAIDKQCHFEAIQGYLGLFLKLHADFVMQNSNVHEMCEKLAGAHNISWHDLRNTMNQTLCLISYFKNAALVNY, encoded by the coding sequence ATGGATGGAGAAAGCATAATATTTACTCCTTACCGAGCGTTAGGCTTGGTAAGCACTGGCATTCCACATGTGGTAAGATACATTGAGCGCCTAAAGAAAACCATGATTGTGACTGTTGTCGGAAATTCCTTCCATACATATGGGGCAGAGAAGTTGGGCCTGATGCGCGTTAGTACCCCTCACAAGAGTCCTATCGTTGCCCTCTCTGCTGATACGTCCCATGTTTACACTTCAAGTGACAACGTTATATATGCTTGGTGGCGTGATAACGATTTAAGGCATAAATTTGTTGCACATCAAGCAAATGTCCATATTATGCTTCCATTTGGACCACATTTAATTGCAGTGGATAAGCTGAACAAACTTATTGTTTGGGATATCAATACAGAATCCCTGTACATGGAAATGGAATTCCAGCCCAAGTCATTTGAAATAACAGCCATAGTACACCCAGCAACTTACCTTAATAAGATATTAATAGGTAGCAGACAAGGAAAGATGCAGTTGTGGAACTTAAAAACCAGCAAACTCCTCCATATTTTCAGGGGCTGGGACTGTGGTGTATATGTATTTGAACAAGCTCCAGCTCTTGATGTGATTGCTGTAGGTTTAGAAGATGGGAGAATCATTCTTCACAATATCAAGTTTGATGAAACTGTGGTGGATTTCAGGCAGGATTGGGGTAGAGTGACAGGAATAAGTTTTCGAACAGATGGATttccagtgatggtgacagcCAGTGAAATTGGACATGTTGCACTATGGGATTTAAAAGAGAGATGTCTAGTGACACAGCTTCGTGATGCTCATAGTGGACCTGTATCTGgtatcacatgtttgccaaatgagCCCTTGATGGTCACTTCATCATCAGACAACTCTCTCAAGATGTGGATATTTGATCTTCCAGATGGGGGAGCAAGGATGTTGAAGTCATGTGAAGGTCATTCAGCTCCTCCATTATTTGCAAGGTTCTATGGAAGCCTAGGAAATTCCATTCTTAGTGCTGGTGAAGATTCTTCAATGAGAGTCTTTTCTACAATGACAGACGCCTTGAACAAGAGTTTAGGAAAAGCTGCAAGCAACAGAAAAGCTAAGAAGAAAACATCCAGAAGAATAATGCCAGCAATTACACGTTTCACATCAGAAACATCAAAGGAGAAGGCCTGGGATAATGCTGTTGCTTTGCATCGAGGTAAAACTTTTGTGACAACTTGGTCTGTAGAATTGCTTAATATGGGGAAGCATGTACTTAATCATAAACGTTTTCAAGAAAAACAATTTAATGGCTGTTTTGCAACATGTTTAGACTTAACAGTCTGTGGAAACTTTGTAGTGATAGGGTATGACTCTGGTCACATAGACAAGTATAATATCCAGTCTGGAATTCATAGAGGGACTTATGGAACTCCAATTGctcatgatggtggtgttagaGATCTAGTAACAGATGGACTAAACCAGTATGTGGTGTCTGGAGGACAGGAAGAAGAACTGAAATGGTGGAGAATGAAGGACCAACATTTTAtaaaaaaactgaaaatggatgaaggcatttcAAAAATGGCCCTCCATAGGGATTCTGGACTTCTAGGGGTTGCTCTTGAAGACTGGAGTATTCAGATTGTAGATGTTGATACTAAAAGCCTTGTAAGGAAATTCTATGGACATGGTAACCAAGTAACAGATATTACATTTAGCCCAGACTCTAGGTGGCTTATTAGTTCATCTCTTGACAAGACAATTAGAACATGGGACATACCATCCAGTTCTTGTGTTGACTGTTTTTCTGTACCCATTTTACCTACTTCATTAACTATGTCTCCTGTTGGTGACTTTTTAGCTACCACTCATGTAGATCATCTTGGTATATATCTCTGGTCAAATAAGgcatgttatcatcacctttcCCTTCGTTCCCTGCCTCAGAATTTCCAAGTGGCAACCATTGCATTACCTTCATCAGCTTCTAGTATGATGCAGCTGGTACCTAAAGCAGAAGAAGAGATTCTCAAAACAGGATGTACAaacaatattgatgatgagtaCAAATCTCCTCAACAAATTTCTGAAGAACTTGTTACACTAGCACTTTTACCAACATCAAGGTGGCTGAATCTGCTAAGCTTAGATGTCATTAAAAAGAGGAACAAACCAATAGAACCTCCTAAGTTAACAAAATCAGCCCCTTTCTTTTTGCCAACTGTTCCTGGTTTAGAATTCAAGTTTGcattaaatgaagaaaagaaggaggatGATTCCAAAGTCAAGTCTGTTGTATCCTTTGAAGTATTGACTGCTTTTGGGAAAAAGTTGAAAGCTGGAGACCTTGAAGATGCACTGAGGATGCTGATGGATATGGGACCCTCGGCCATTGAAGTAGAAGTTCGTAGCCTTGATCCAGATGTTGGTGGATCAGAGGAAGTTCTCTTAAAGTTCTTAGAAATGATAAAGTTAGCTATAGACAAGCAGTGTCATTTTGAAGCAATTCAAGGCTATCTGGGACTATTTCTTAAGCTTCATGCTGATTTTGTTATGCAGAATTCAAATGTTCATGAAATGTGTGAAAAATTAGCTGGTGCCCACAACATATCTTGGCATGATTTACGTAACACTATGAACCAGACTCTGTgtcttatttcatattttaagaaTGCTGCTTTGGTTAATTACTGA